The window AATTGACCTTTTTAGAAACGCGTAATCCCCCCAGGCTGTTGAGCAGGTTCCGCTTTTGCCCGAAATTTTGTCAGGAAGAACTGGATTCAGCTGGAAGAATATCGCTGATGACAGGATTAAAATTCTGCTGCGTGCTGTACTTCTTTCTGGAATACATTTTGATGCCAATATAGGTCAGGGCCAGCAAGCCAAAACCACCGGTCACTGCTGAAAGATCTTCATTTTCTAAGGGGTCTGCCCAGGCCCCCAGCACAGCCCCCAGAATCAGGCTGATAAGTGGAACTATATAAAGTATAAATGAAGCCTTAAGCTCATTTTCCACTTCATAAGTCACTACAACATCCTGCCCCTCCCTTGCTCCCGGAAGATTCTGGGCCTCAATAATCATCCAGTCTTTGCCAAACGGACTGCACATTCCAGCACATGAGCAGGTGGCGCAGGAGCTGGTACGTTTGATCCTGACCCTGGCCATGTTCTGATGTACAGACAGCACCTTTCCGTTTTTGACCCCGGCAGAACTCATTGTTTGTCAATAATCCATACTGAACAGTTTTTAATGGATTTCACAATTTTACTGGAAATACTGCCCAGTAGAATTTTTTCCATACCCGTAACCCCTCTTCTGCCTATGACCAGCGTGTCATACTGCCCTTCCTTGGCTTCAGAGATTATATCTTTGGCAATACCGTCCCGAACCTTTTCAATCCTGGTTTGAACTGAATCTTTTGGTATGCCTGCAGCACATAAAATATTACAGTACTCGCCAAGTACCTGCTCAATTAGCTTCTGCTGTATACCGCTCTGGCCTTTAAGCTCCTGCAGCTTGCTCTTGAAAAAAGGATGTATAGTTGGCTGGCTGTCCAGGTCGGGAGGGGTATCTAAAATATTGATCAATGTAATTTTGACTTTAT of the Desulfonatronovibrio magnus genome contains:
- a CDS encoding SoxR reducing system RseC family protein, with amino-acid sequence MSSAGVKNGKVLSVHQNMARVRIKRTSSCATCSCAGMCSPFGKDWMIIEAQNLPGAREGQDVVVTYEVENELKASFILYIVPLISLILGAVLGAWADPLENEDLSAVTGGFGLLALTYIGIKMYSRKKYSTQQNFNPVISDILPAESSSS
- a CDS encoding universal stress protein; the protein is MQHKILISVDESKNSLSAVQYVANIVRPDKVKITLINILDTPPDLDSQPTIHPFFKSKLQELKGQSGIQQKLIEQVLGEYCNILCAAGIPKDSVQTRIEKVRDGIAKDIISEAKEGQYDTLVIGRRGVTGMEKILLGSISSKIVKSIKNCSVWIIDKQ